The following proteins are encoded in a genomic region of Ostrea edulis chromosome 7, xbOstEdul1.1, whole genome shotgun sequence:
- the LOC125657052 gene encoding E3 ubiquitin-protein ligase TRIM71-like, with product MATPTTWAQEVITCDLCVKPTQQFCNNCQLSLCVDCVSKHVDKLKYQQHDIVHFKDRKIQLVFPECEFHSNQRCEAHCQQCDVPVCLKCILGSHNGHRYRGMSDIFNGKKKKLEKETKEIESTIIPRYRKKNEETENKLSIIMAKFDELDKEKEKHRKYWHQEVDTIFNHLGSLMKSIKENLLAALNSHQSKIKNQIPDMTQTVQQNKEILKSNNVSAVTNYKSKLVEYRNMPTDFDVKLPSLKTNTVQGRELSLELEEYKASLTQTTLSSLTEEVSYLSIQKLLEQAKSITTIPTGVNPLYNVACVGVDEVWVSGDNKTIRRVDIHGSVRDTVTTTCPDWPGDITVTRQGELVYSDAHKRTVNIVRHGRTETLITTPRGWHPEQLCCTKSGDILVSMCTTDTSQYKIIRYQGHTEKQEIERDEDGEPIYKRGIYPLRVVENNNGDICVSDGNADTVVVVDKSGRVRFRYDGTPARRKKSFYPRHIVTNSMSQIIVADNNNACLHILDQNGQFLRCVDNCGLDKPQGLSVDSKGRLWVGLYKSGEVKVIQYMK from the coding sequence ATGGCCACACCCACCACCTGGGCACAAGAGGTCATCACCTGTGACCTTTGTGTCAAGCCTACCCAGCAGTTCTGTAACAACTGTCAACTCAGTTTGTGTGTGGACTGTGTTAGTAAACACGTGGACAAGCTCAAGTACCAACAACATGACATCGTTCATTTCAAAGACAGAAAGATACAACTTGTTTTTCCTGAGTGTGAATTTCACTCGAACCAGAGATGCGAGGCCCACTGCCAGCAATGTGATGTTCCAGTTTGCCTGAAATGCATACTTGGTTCCCATAATGGACACAGATATAGAGGCATGTCTGATATTTTCAATGGCAAGAAAAAGAAACTTGAAAAggaaaccaaagaaattgaatcCACCATTATTCCACGGTACAGGaagaaaaatgaagaaacagaaaacaaacTATCCATTATAATGGCCAAATTTGATGAACTggacaaagaaaaagaaaagcacAGAAAATATTGGCACCAAGAAGTAGACACCATTTTCAATCATCTGGGTTCTTTGATGAAGTCCATAAAAGAGAATCTCCTGGCTGCTCTAAACTCTCACCaatcaaaaatcaaaaatcaaattccAGACATGACCCAAACAGTTcaacaaaataaagaaattctGAAGTCAAACAATGTGTCTGCAGTCACTAACTACAAATCCAAACTCGTGGAATACAGAAACATGCCTACTGATTTTGATGTCAAACTGCCATCACTCAAAACTAACACAGTCCAAGGGAGAGAACTCAGCCTGGAATTAGAAGAATACAAGGCTAGCCTGACACAGACAACACTGTCCAGTCTGACAGAGGAAGTCTCCTATTTATCTATACAAAAGCTATTAGAGCAAGCCAAATCAATTACAACCATTCCTACTGGAGTTAATCCTCTATACAATGTTGCCTGTGTGGGAGTGGATGAAGTCTGGGTTAGTGGTGACAATAAAACCATAAGACGTGTTGACATACACGGGTCTGTCCGGGACACTGTCACCACCACATGTCCAGACTGGCCTGGTGACATCACAGTGACCAGACAGGGAGAACTGGTATACAGTGATGCTCACAAGAGAACTGTGAACATTGTCAGACACGGGAGAACAGAGACACTGATAACCACACCACGGGGCTGGCATCCAGAACAACTATGCTGTACTAAGTCAGGGGACATCCTGGTCAGTATGTGTACTACTGATACAAGCCAATATAAAATTATCCGTTATCAGGGACACACAGAGAAACAGGAAATAGAGAGAGATGAAGATGGAGAACCAATCTATAAAAGAGGGATATACCCACTGCGTGTGGTGGAGAACAACAATGGAGACATCTGTGTCTCTGATGGTAATGCTGACACCGTGGTCGTGGTGGACAAGTCAGGAAGAGTCCGATTCCGATACGACGGTACACCAGCCAGGAGGAAGAAGTCATTTTATCCTAGACATATAGTGACAAACTCCATGAGTCAGATCATTGTGGCAGATAACAACAATGCCTGTCTACACATCCTGGATCAGAACGGACAGTTCCTGAGATGTGTGGACAATTGTGGACTAGATAAACCTCAGGGACTGAGTGTGGACAGTAAGGGGAGGTTGTGGGTAGGGTTATATAAATCAGGAGAAGTGAAAGTGATTcagtacatgaaataa